From a region of the Pectobacterium aquaticum genome:
- a CDS encoding MFS transporter, which produces MDMTLTTRPTKRRYFTLLMIFITVVICYVDRANLAVASAHIQEEFGITKTQMGYIFSAFAWTYTLCQIPGGWFLDRVGSKVTYFIAIMGWSIATLLQGFATGLASLIGLRAVTGLFEAPAFPTNNRMVTSWFPEQERASAVGFYTSGQFVGLAFLTPLLIWLQEILSWHWVFIVTGGVGIVWAIIWHFVYQPPKKSKGINQAELDYIAEGGGIVDGDAPTEKKARTPLTAADWKLVFNRKLVGVYIGQFAVTSTLWFFLTWFPNYLTQEKQISALTAGFMTTVPFLAAFVGVLLSGFVADRLVRSGKSIGLARKTPIICGLLISTCIMGANYTNDPVWIMTLMAVAFFGNGFASITWSLVSSLAPIRLIGLTGGVFNFVGGLGGITVPLIIGYLAQDYGFAPALTYIAGVALVGALSYILLVGEVKRVG; this is translated from the coding sequence ATGGATATGACATTAACTACCCGTCCTACAAAACGGCGTTATTTCACCTTGCTGATGATTTTTATTACGGTCGTCATCTGCTATGTGGATCGTGCCAACCTGGCTGTGGCGTCGGCACATATTCAGGAAGAGTTCGGCATTACAAAAACACAAATGGGCTATATCTTTTCCGCGTTTGCCTGGACCTATACGTTATGCCAAATACCTGGCGGTTGGTTCCTTGACCGCGTCGGTTCAAAGGTCACTTATTTTATCGCCATCATGGGGTGGTCGATTGCCACGTTGCTGCAAGGTTTCGCCACGGGTCTGGCGTCGTTAATTGGTTTGCGCGCGGTGACTGGGCTGTTTGAAGCGCCTGCGTTTCCGACGAATAACCGTATGGTGACCAGCTGGTTCCCTGAGCAAGAACGCGCTTCTGCCGTTGGATTCTATACGTCAGGGCAGTTTGTTGGTCTGGCATTTCTTACGCCATTGCTCATCTGGTTGCAGGAAATCCTGAGCTGGCACTGGGTGTTCATTGTCACCGGCGGCGTCGGCATTGTCTGGGCAATTATCTGGCACTTTGTTTATCAGCCACCGAAGAAAAGCAAAGGGATCAATCAGGCTGAGCTGGATTACATTGCCGAAGGCGGCGGTATCGTTGATGGCGATGCCCCGACTGAGAAAAAAGCGCGTACGCCATTAACGGCAGCCGACTGGAAGCTGGTGTTTAACCGCAAGCTGGTGGGCGTGTATATCGGGCAGTTTGCCGTGACCTCTACGCTGTGGTTCTTCCTGACGTGGTTCCCGAACTACCTGACGCAGGAAAAACAGATTAGCGCACTGACGGCAGGCTTTATGACGACAGTACCTTTCCTGGCGGCATTCGTTGGCGTGCTGTTGTCCGGCTTTGTGGCGGATCGTCTGGTGCGTAGCGGAAAATCGATTGGTCTGGCGCGTAAAACGCCGATTATCTGTGGCCTGTTGATTTCAACCTGCATCATGGGGGCGAACTACACGAACGATCCAGTATGGATTATGACGTTGATGGCAGTGGCATTCTTTGGCAATGGTTTTGCCTCCATCACCTGGTCGCTGGTGTCGTCGCTGGCACCGATTCGTCTGATTGGCCTGACGGGCGGGGTATTCAACTTTGTCGGCGGTCTGGGCGGTATCACGGTGCCATTGATTATTGGCTATCTGGCGCAGGATTACGGTTTTGCTCCGGCACTGACCTATATTGCTGGCGTAGCGCTGGTCGGCGCACTGTCTTACATCTTACTGGTGGGTGAAGTGAAGCGTGTAGGGTAA
- the bhsA gene encoding multiple stress resistance protein BhsA: MKNVKTIAAAVVLATMTFGASAAEYVSASQAQNLEKAGVVTATAQDLSSLQAQLAAKAEKAGAKAYTITSATGDNQLRGVAIIYK; the protein is encoded by the coding sequence ATGAAAAACGTAAAAACCATCGCCGCTGCTGTTGTTCTCGCTACCATGACTTTCGGTGCTTCTGCTGCTGAATACGTATCTGCTTCTCAGGCTCAGAATCTGGAAAAAGCGGGCGTCGTTACCGCGACGGCTCAGGACCTGAGCTCACTGCAAGCTCAGCTCGCAGCGAAAGCAGAAAAAGCGGGCGCTAAAGCTTATACCATCACGTCTGCGACCGGTGATAACCAACTGCGCGGCGTCGCCATTATTTACAAATAA
- a CDS encoding DUF3748 domain-containing protein — MPIEVQLTFNSAGHQLTNINCWSCDGNWLVYDIRPYGSSFTGLTIERIHLKSRETEVIYRATAGAHVGVVTCSPQEPLRYVFIHGPENPDGEWQYDFHHRRGTIVADRQRDEAITLDAFSITPPYQAGALRGGTHVHVFSPDASRLSFTYNDHVLHERDPALNLRNVGVAVPLQAVTVEKHHPREYDGSHYCVLVSRTTPQPQPSSDEINRAYEEGWVGTAGYIRQDGSRQRWALAFIGDTRAADGTTVPEIFIVDLPEALEEYAKAGDAPLAGTATSMPAPPAGVQQRRLTFTHSRRYPGLVNQPRHWLRASPDGSEIAFLMRDEAGVVQLWTLSPNGGEPRQVTRTEHGVQSAFNWHPDGRSLAFVSDNSIMLCEAKSGELVRLTARTDSAPSADAVVFSPDGKQIAYMREIDGFNQLFFVAIT; from the coding sequence TTGCCTATTGAGGTTCAATTAACGTTTAATTCTGCTGGTCATCAACTTACCAATATTAATTGCTGGTCATGTGATGGGAATTGGCTGGTTTATGACATAAGACCCTATGGATCTTCATTCACAGGGCTGACCATTGAGCGCATACACCTGAAAAGCCGGGAAACCGAGGTGATTTATCGGGCGACGGCGGGGGCGCACGTGGGCGTGGTGACCTGTAGCCCGCAGGAACCGCTGCGCTATGTCTTTATCCACGGGCCAGAAAACCCAGATGGCGAGTGGCAGTATGATTTTCACCATCGGCGTGGAACGATAGTGGCGGATCGCCAGCGCGATGAGGCCATCACGCTCGATGCTTTCTCCATTACGCCGCCTTATCAGGCCGGTGCGCTGCGCGGCGGTACGCATGTCCATGTCTTCAGCCCGGATGCCAGCCGCCTGAGCTTTACCTATAACGACCATGTGTTGCATGAGCGCGATCCGGCATTGAACTTGCGCAATGTGGGCGTAGCCGTGCCGCTACAGGCCGTCACCGTTGAAAAACATCATCCGCGTGAATATGACGGTAGCCACTATTGTGTGTTGGTTAGCAGAACGACGCCGCAGCCGCAGCCTAGCAGCGATGAGATCAATCGCGCCTATGAAGAAGGTTGGGTCGGAACGGCGGGCTATATCCGACAGGATGGTTCTCGGCAGCGCTGGGCGCTGGCGTTTATTGGCGATACGCGGGCGGCGGATGGAACAACGGTACCGGAGATTTTTATTGTCGACTTGCCGGAGGCGCTGGAAGAGTACGCCAAAGCGGGTGATGCGCCACTGGCGGGGACGGCAACGTCAATGCCTGCGCCGCCAGCGGGCGTGCAGCAGCGGCGTTTAACGTTTACGCACTCGCGTCGTTATCCTGGCCTGGTGAACCAGCCGCGCCATTGGCTCCGAGCCTCGCCCGACGGCAGTGAGATTGCTTTCCTGATGCGGGATGAGGCAGGCGTGGTGCAACTGTGGACGCTTTCCCCGAACGGCGGTGAGCCGAGACAGGTCACGCGCACGGAACACGGCGTACAGTCGGCCTTTAACTGGCACCCGGATGGACGTTCTCTGGCATTTGTGTCTGACAACAGCATCATGCTGTGTGAGGCGAAAAGCGGTGAGCTTGTTCGGCTAACAGCGCGGACGGACAGCGCACCGAGTGCAGATGCGGTGGTCTTTTCCCCTGATGGGAAACAGATTGCGTATATGCGCGAGATTGACGGTTTTAATCAGCTTTTTTTTGTAGCAATAACGTAA
- a CDS encoding YceK/YidQ family lipoprotein, which translates to MTLLKSALFSFIITGSGAVATSGCSSVMTHTGGDQGYYSGTRASVDMLRDDDTSWAMMPLVAIDLPFSAVADTLLLPYDYYRTGSDKDKLSTRERISHSEEQNQTASSQLATMPHNQL; encoded by the coding sequence ATGACCTTACTGAAAAGTGCGTTGTTCTCTTTCATCATTACCGGTAGCGGTGCGGTGGCAACCAGCGGTTGCTCCAGCGTAATGACGCATACCGGAGGCGATCAGGGATACTATTCCGGCACGCGCGCCAGTGTGGATATGCTGCGTGACGACGATACCAGTTGGGCGATGATGCCACTGGTCGCTATCGACCTGCCGTTCTCGGCGGTGGCCGACACGCTGCTGCTGCCGTACGATTACTACCGCACAGGCAGCGATAAGGACAAACTGTCGACGCGCGAACGCATTTCACACAGCGAAGAGCAAAACCAGACCGCCAGTTCGCAGCTCGCCACGATGCCGCATAATCAGCTTTGA
- the ibpA gene encoding small heat shock chaperone IbpA yields the protein MRNPDFSPLYRSAIGFDRLFNLLETGQTQSNGGYPPYNVELVDENQYRIAIAVAGFAEQELDITAHDNVLIVKGAHAGEQVARNYLYQGIAERNFERKFQLAEHIQVKGANLENGLLYVDLERIVPEAMKPRRIEIK from the coding sequence ATGCGTAACCCCGATTTTTCCCCACTGTACCGTTCTGCTATTGGTTTCGATCGTCTGTTTAATCTCTTAGAAACTGGGCAGACCCAGAGTAACGGCGGCTACCCTCCCTACAACGTCGAACTGGTTGACGAGAACCAATACCGCATTGCGATTGCCGTAGCTGGCTTCGCCGAGCAGGAACTGGACATCACCGCGCACGACAACGTATTGATTGTAAAAGGTGCCCACGCCGGTGAGCAGGTTGCCCGCAACTACCTGTATCAGGGGATTGCCGAGCGCAACTTCGAGCGTAAATTCCAACTGGCCGAACATATTCAGGTAAAAGGCGCCAATCTGGAAAACGGGCTGCTGTACGTCGATCTCGAACGTATCGTGCCGGAAGCGATGAAGCCGCGTCGGATTGAAATCAAGTAA
- the ibpB gene encoding small heat shock chaperone IbpB — MRNYDLSPLLRQWIGFDKLASSMQGSQEPIDFPPYNIEKKDDNHYRITLALAGFRQADLDIEVEGPRLTVKGSPAPSEKAVEYLHQGLVFKPFTLSFTLAEHLHVSDAHFENGLLHIDLVRDVPEALQPQRIAIGGGRPALNQQPADDAS, encoded by the coding sequence ATGCGTAACTACGACTTATCACCTTTACTGCGTCAGTGGATCGGTTTTGACAAATTAGCCAGCTCAATGCAGGGCAGCCAGGAACCGATTGATTTTCCTCCGTATAATATCGAGAAGAAAGACGACAACCACTACCGCATCACGCTCGCGCTGGCGGGGTTCCGGCAGGCCGATCTGGATATTGAAGTGGAAGGCCCGCGCCTGACGGTGAAAGGCAGCCCGGCACCGTCCGAAAAAGCCGTGGAATATCTGCATCAGGGGTTGGTGTTTAAACCTTTCACGCTGAGCTTTACGCTGGCCGAACACCTGCATGTGTCCGATGCACATTTTGAAAATGGCCTGCTGCATATCGATCTGGTGCGTGACGTGCCGGAAGCCTTGCAGCCTCAGCGTATCGCCATCGGCGGTGGTCGTCCGGCCTTGAACCAGCAACCTGCTGACGACGCGTCATAA